Proteins encoded within one genomic window of Chlorobaculum sp. MV4-Y:
- the nuoH gene encoding NADH-quinone oxidoreductase subunit NuoH, translated as MSSSPSLNTWSDALSGFSIGWFPLGLVIVAAIPLVFIALYALTYGVYGERKISAFMQDRLGPMEVGFWGILQTLADILKLLQKEDIVPTVADKFLFVIGPGILFVGSFLAFAVLPFGPAFIGADLNVGLFYAVGIVAIEVVGILAAGWGSNNKWALYGAVRSVAQIVSYEIPASIALLCAAMLAGTLSMQQITMMQAGPGGFMHWFLFTNPIAWLPFLIYFISSLAETNRAPFDIPEAESELVAGYFTEYSGMKFAVIFLAEYGSMFMVSAIISIAFLGGWTSPLPNIGSLELNTMTSGPVWGAFWIIMKGFFFIFVQMWLRWTLPRLRVDQLMYLCWKVLTPFSLVSFVLTAIWVINH; from the coding sequence ATGAGTTCATCACCATCTCTCAATACCTGGTCCGACGCCCTTTCAGGCTTCTCCATCGGCTGGTTTCCGCTCGGGCTGGTTATCGTTGCGGCTATTCCGCTCGTGTTCATCGCACTCTACGCGCTGACCTACGGTGTGTATGGCGAGCGCAAGATTTCAGCTTTCATGCAGGACAGGCTTGGCCCTATGGAGGTTGGTTTCTGGGGTATTCTGCAGACGCTTGCCGATATTCTGAAGCTTCTCCAGAAAGAGGATATCGTGCCGACCGTGGCCGACAAATTCCTTTTCGTGATTGGACCCGGCATCCTGTTTGTTGGCTCGTTCCTTGCCTTTGCCGTTTTGCCTTTTGGCCCGGCCTTCATCGGCGCAGATCTGAATGTTGGTCTGTTCTACGCTGTCGGTATCGTGGCTATTGAGGTTGTCGGTATCCTCGCTGCCGGCTGGGGTTCCAACAACAAATGGGCACTCTACGGCGCGGTTCGAAGCGTTGCCCAGATTGTCAGCTATGAAATTCCGGCTTCCATCGCGCTGCTCTGCGCCGCCATGCTGGCCGGTACGCTGAGTATGCAGCAGATCACCATGATGCAGGCTGGCCCCGGCGGCTTCATGCACTGGTTCCTCTTCACCAATCCGATCGCCTGGCTGCCTTTCCTGATCTACTTTATCTCCTCGCTTGCCGAGACCAACCGCGCACCGTTTGATATTCCTGAAGCTGAATCCGAGCTTGTCGCCGGTTACTTCACCGAGTACAGCGGCATGAAGTTCGCCGTGATCTTCCTGGCCGAGTACGGCAGCATGTTCATGGTGTCGGCGATCATCTCCATCGCGTTCCTTGGCGGCTGGACTTCGCCGCTACCGAACATCGGCAGCCTTGAACTGAACACCATGACCAGCGGCCCGGTCTGGGGCGCCTTCTGGATCATCATGAAAGGATTCTTCTTCATCTTTGTGCAGATGTGGCTTCGCTGGACGCTTCCCAGGCTCAGGGTCGATCAGCTCATGTATCTCTGCTGGAAGGTGTTGACGCCGTTCTCCCTGGTTTCATTTGTGCTGACAGCTATCTGGGTGATCAACCATTAA
- a CDS encoding NADH-quinone oxidoreductase subunit D — protein MQELGKAETNSTRIIRQDDKRVIIEKDLDIEYMVLSMGPQHPSTHGVLRLECITDGEVVVEAEPYLGYLHRCFEKYCEKIDYPAIVPYTDRMDYLAAMNNELAYCITVEKLLDIEIPRRVEFIRVIVAELNRIASHLVAIGTYAIDLGAFTPFLFCFRDREHIMSLLEWISGARMLYNYIWIGGLAYDAPADFKKRVAEFVAYFKPKAKELYQLLTENEIFVKRTYDIGIMPADVAINYGWSGPMLRGSGVKWDLRRNDPYSVYPELDFDVPVPDGKFSVVGDCLSRHLVRALEMEESLNIIEQCLDKMPEEPNFNSRALIPKKIRPKAGEVYGRAENPRGELGYYIVSDGKSTSPLRCKARSSCFVNLSAMKDLSKGQLIPDLVAIIGSIDIVLGEVDR, from the coding sequence ATGCAGGAATTAGGTAAAGCTGAAACGAACTCCACCAGGATCATCCGTCAGGATGACAAGCGCGTCATTATCGAAAAGGATCTCGATATCGAGTACATGGTGCTCAGCATGGGTCCGCAGCACCCGTCAACGCACGGTGTGCTTCGTCTCGAATGCATCACCGACGGCGAAGTGGTCGTCGAGGCCGAACCCTATCTCGGCTATCTTCACCGCTGCTTCGAGAAGTATTGCGAAAAGATTGACTATCCCGCCATTGTGCCCTACACCGACAGGATGGACTATCTCGCTGCCATGAACAACGAGTTGGCTTACTGCATCACCGTCGAGAAGCTGCTCGACATCGAAATTCCCCGCCGCGTCGAATTCATCCGCGTCATCGTCGCCGAGCTGAACAGGATTGCTTCGCACCTGGTGGCCATCGGCACCTACGCCATCGACCTTGGCGCTTTCACGCCGTTCCTTTTCTGCTTCCGTGACCGCGAGCACATCATGAGCTTGCTCGAATGGATATCCGGCGCGCGTATGCTCTATAATTATATATGGATCGGCGGGCTGGCCTACGACGCGCCAGCCGACTTCAAGAAGCGCGTTGCCGAGTTCGTCGCCTACTTCAAACCCAAAGCGAAGGAGCTGTACCAGCTGCTGACCGAGAACGAGATTTTCGTCAAGCGCACCTATGACATTGGCATCATGCCTGCTGACGTAGCCATCAACTATGGTTGGAGCGGCCCGATGCTGCGTGGTTCCGGCGTCAAGTGGGATTTGCGCCGCAACGATCCCTATTCGGTCTATCCAGAACTCGATTTCGATGTCCCGGTTCCGGACGGCAAATTCTCTGTCGTTGGTGATTGCCTCTCGCGCCACCTTGTTCGCGCGCTTGAAATGGAGGAGAGTCTCAATATCATCGAGCAATGTCTCGACAAAATGCCGGAAGAGCCGAACTTCAACTCGCGGGCGCTTATTCCCAAGAAGATCAGGCCCAAGGCAGGTGAAGTCTATGGCCGTGCCGAGAATCCGCGCGGAGAGCTTGGCTACTACATCGTCAGCGATGGAAAATCGACCAGCCCGCTGCGTTGCAAGGCCCGTTCGTCGTGCTTCGTCAACCTGTCAGCGATGAAGGATCTCTCGAAGGGACAGTTGATTCCCGATCTGGTGGCCATCATTGGCAGCATCGATATCGTGCTGGGTGAAGTTGACCGCTGA
- a CDS encoding NADH-quinone oxidoreductase subunit C → MEEAANQMSPAVQQSKAAYDNIKERFGDAISEFDANPTMPFFEVLDVSRWVDIALYMRDNSLLQFNYLACLSGVDYPEEEKLGIVCNFECIGKYTHKIAVKVKCSRDGGSIPSVSCVWHSANWHEREAYDMYGMVFEGHPDLRRILCPEDWTGFPLRKDYQVQETYHGIKVPY, encoded by the coding sequence ATGGAAGAAGCAGCAAACCAAATGTCGCCAGCGGTGCAGCAGAGCAAAGCCGCATATGATAATATAAAGGAGCGATTTGGCGATGCGATATCGGAGTTCGACGCCAATCCGACCATGCCGTTCTTCGAGGTGCTCGATGTCAGCAGGTGGGTGGACATCGCGCTTTACATGCGCGACAACTCTCTCCTTCAGTTCAACTACCTTGCCTGCCTGTCGGGCGTGGACTATCCCGAAGAAGAGAAGCTTGGCATCGTCTGTAATTTCGAGTGCATCGGCAAATACACCCACAAAATCGCCGTCAAGGTCAAGTGTTCGCGCGATGGCGGCTCAATTCCGTCGGTATCGTGCGTGTGGCACTCCGCTAACTGGCACGAACGCGAAGCCTACGATATGTACGGCATGGTCTTCGAGGGGCACCCCGACCTGCGAAGGATCCTTTGTCCGGAAGACTGGACCGGTTTTCCGCTTCGCAAGGATTACCAGGTTCAGGAGACCTATCACGGCATCAAGGTCCCGTACTGA
- a CDS encoding NADH-quinone oxidoreductase subunit B, with protein sequence MGLLDARISNRNVLVTSVDNVMNWARLSSLWPMGFGLACCAIEMMATNASNYDLERFGIFPRSSPRQSDLMIVAGTVTMKMAERVVTLYEQMPEPRYVLSMGSCSNCGGPYWNHGYHVLKGVDRIIPVDVYVPGCPPRPEALIGGLMKIQELIRMEGLGISRQDALKKLAEKSVDPQQVIDQVRKSATA encoded by the coding sequence ATGGGTTTGCTTGACGCCAGAATATCGAACCGCAACGTGCTGGTGACTTCGGTTGACAATGTGATGAACTGGGCTCGCCTCTCTTCCCTTTGGCCGATGGGTTTCGGTCTGGCCTGCTGCGCTATCGAGATGATGGCCACCAACGCTTCGAACTACGATCTCGAACGTTTCGGTATTTTTCCGCGCTCCTCGCCCCGCCAGTCCGACCTCATGATTGTGGCCGGAACGGTCACCATGAAGATGGCCGAAAGGGTGGTGACGCTTTACGAACAGATGCCCGAACCGCGCTATGTGCTGTCGATGGGAAGCTGCTCGAACTGCGGCGGTCCCTACTGGAATCATGGTTACCATGTGCTCAAGGGTGTTGATCGTATCATCCCGGTCGATGTGTACGTTCCCGGCTGTCCTCCGCGTCCCGAGGCGCTGATCGGCGGTCTGATGAAAATCCAGGAGCTGATCCGGATGGAGGGACTTGGTATTTCTCGCCAGGATGCCCTGAAGAAGCTTGCCGAAAAGAGTGTTGATCCGCAGCAGGTGATCGACCAGGTTCGTAAGTCGGCTACGGCATAA
- a CDS encoding NADH-quinone oxidoreductase subunit A → MDQTLSGFGTVFVFLVLGIVFVVGGYLTARMLRPSRPNPEKNSTYECGEAAVGSAWVKFNIRFYVVALIFIIFDVEVVFLYPWATVFKQLGTFALVEVLIFAGILVLGLVYAWVKGDLDWVRPTPNIPKMPEMPARHSRKANG, encoded by the coding sequence ATGGATCAGACGTTAAGCGGTTTCGGTACCGTATTCGTGTTTCTCGTACTCGGTATTGTGTTCGTCGTGGGTGGTTACCTGACGGCGAGAATGCTCAGGCCGAGCAGACCCAACCCTGAAAAGAACTCCACCTATGAGTGCGGTGAGGCTGCTGTCGGTAGCGCCTGGGTCAAGTTCAATATCCGCTTTTATGTCGTTGCCCTCATCTTTATCATCTTCGACGTTGAAGTCGTCTTCCTCTATCCTTGGGCTACTGTTTTCAAACAGCTTGGTACTTTCGCGCTGGTCGAAGTGCTGATTTTTGCTGGTATTCTTGTACTCGGACTGGTCTATGCCTGGGTCAAGGGGGACCTTGACTGGGTTCGCCCGACTCCGAATATCCCGAAAATGCCGGAGATGCCTGCTCGTCACTCCAGAAAAGCGAACGGATAA
- a CDS encoding tetratricopeptide repeat protein → MNTNISGQEMSKTSPEHELKYRQALDCIENQEYGQAISILDELAGPVSRDAKVRYARAVALLSNGEYRRAGTDLAFTVALDRSNLEAYRHLGFVLLTMGKEETAIKVLEDALRRDPRFVEAWCVLADVHMDLGEHEKALEALDRAHELQPGNVEVHCKLAMYYMSRGDMRGLRAEYEVLREIEPDVAAQIAELLP, encoded by the coding sequence ATGAATACTAATATATCCGGTCAGGAGATGAGCAAAACGTCACCAGAGCACGAGTTGAAGTACCGGCAGGCGCTTGATTGTATCGAGAATCAGGAATACGGCCAGGCGATTTCGATACTCGACGAGCTTGCCGGCCCGGTGTCGCGCGACGCGAAGGTGCGCTATGCGCGCGCGGTGGCGTTGCTCTCAAACGGGGAGTACCGGCGCGCGGGTACTGACCTTGCGTTCACGGTTGCACTCGACCGGTCGAACCTTGAAGCGTACCGGCATCTCGGTTTCGTTCTGCTGACCATGGGCAAGGAAGAAACGGCCATCAAGGTGCTCGAAGATGCGCTGCGCCGAGACCCCCGTTTCGTGGAGGCGTGGTGCGTGCTGGCCGACGTCCACATGGATCTCGGTGAGCACGAAAAGGCGCTCGAAGCGCTCGACAGGGCGCACGAGCTTCAGCCCGGCAATGTCGAGGTGCACTGCAAGCTGGCCATGTACTATATGTCGCGGGGAGACATGCGCGGTCTTCGAGCCGAGTACGAGGTGCTCAGGGAGATCGAGCCGGACGTGGCTGCCCAGATTGCCGAGCTGCTGCCGTGA
- a CDS encoding ferrochelatase, which produces MVACTVSKRRYSVVLVTYGEVEKLSVRELWPSSRKILFVITRKIVKLPRLLIYMIADYRSARHYLDWKLHRYRSRLVEINRSQALGVEAALRRDPRFGGQGDQIDVADAYYFVPPYLEEVLDRFRGRSDGIVVVPMIPVESAFSCGPACQMVIDHFGENHLGLVRVVRGLWKDEELHRLYLDHLFASIPAAWSGAGRTEKQGLVLVIHGTIVKNRKGEKPSVFTGLDETMAFFRLMKEKIMADPRNVFQDVKIGCLNHSRGGEWTTETVELALDEFAREGFSSVAMFPFGYFADNSETDYEAKKLLDRSSASRKHYVPCVNDSPAFAGWLASRIVDEIEVLDVQREVFGDGASRK; this is translated from the coding sequence ATGGTGGCTTGCACTGTGAGTAAACGGCGTTACAGCGTGGTGCTAGTGACATACGGGGAGGTCGAAAAGCTTTCAGTGCGCGAACTCTGGCCAAGTTCGCGGAAGATTCTCTTTGTTATCACCCGCAAGATCGTCAAGCTTCCCAGGCTGCTGATCTACATGATTGCCGATTACCGTTCGGCCAGGCACTACCTCGACTGGAAATTGCACCGCTACCGCTCCCGCCTCGTAGAGATCAATCGCAGCCAGGCGCTTGGCGTTGAGGCGGCGCTTCGGCGCGATCCGCGATTTGGCGGACAGGGTGACCAGATCGATGTCGCTGACGCCTACTATTTCGTGCCGCCTTACCTCGAAGAGGTGCTCGACCGTTTTCGGGGCCGTTCAGATGGCATCGTCGTGGTGCCGATGATTCCGGTCGAGTCTGCCTTTTCGTGTGGGCCGGCGTGCCAGATGGTGATCGATCACTTTGGTGAAAATCATCTTGGCCTGGTGAGAGTGGTGCGCGGTCTCTGGAAGGACGAGGAACTGCATCGTCTTTATCTCGATCACCTCTTCGCGTCGATTCCGGCGGCGTGGAGCGGGGCGGGACGGACGGAGAAGCAAGGACTTGTGCTGGTCATTCACGGCACCATCGTCAAAAACCGCAAGGGCGAAAAGCCCTCCGTTTTTACCGGCCTCGACGAGACGATGGCGTTTTTCCGGCTGATGAAAGAAAAAATCATGGCCGATCCCCGCAATGTGTTTCAGGATGTGAAGATTGGATGCCTGAACCACAGCAGAGGGGGAGAGTGGACGACCGAAACCGTCGAACTGGCGCTCGACGAGTTTGCCCGAGAAGGATTCAGCTCGGTGGCGATGTTTCCTTTCGGCTATTTTGCCGACAACAGCGAGACCGATTACGAAGCCAAAAAGCTGCTCGACCGTTCTTCCGCCTCCCGGAAGCACTATGTCCCCTGCGTCAACGATTCACCGGCGTTCGCCGGATGGCTGGCGTCGAGGATCGTTGACGAGATCGAGGTGCTCGACGTCCAGCGCGAGGTTTTCGGCGATGGCGCGTCAAGGAAATGA
- a CDS encoding phosphatase PAP2 family protein has translation MQLDTRRFASLVSWIISPVVVAPAVYLLIVLYRYSAKSSHLDWFLVLFLSATIVPMFLIYGLKKIGRVSDYNISFREQRFLPLLVLVAVNLIGYELMKQLDAPRFLSAILLFNAVNTVFILLVTLQWKISIHLFSLTSSIALLVLSFGLPALVLLCFVPLLMWSRMYLKAHNFMQTLVGSLIGFLLTYGEFKWWLAL, from the coding sequence ATGCAGCTCGATACTCGCCGGTTCGCCTCTCTGGTCTCATGGATCATCAGTCCTGTCGTTGTGGCCCCGGCAGTCTATCTGCTTATCGTTCTGTATCGTTATTCGGCTAAATCAAGTCATCTCGACTGGTTTCTGGTGCTGTTCCTTTCGGCCACCATTGTGCCGATGTTTCTGATTTACGGACTCAAGAAGATTGGTCGGGTCTCCGATTACAATATCAGTTTCCGGGAACAGCGATTCCTGCCGCTGCTGGTGCTGGTGGCCGTGAACCTGATTGGGTACGAACTGATGAAGCAGCTCGACGCTCCGCGCTTTCTCTCCGCGATTCTGCTTTTCAACGCAGTCAACACGGTCTTCATTCTGCTGGTTACGCTTCAGTGGAAAATCAGCATCCATCTCTTTTCTCTTACCTCCTCGATTGCGCTTCTCGTACTCTCTTTCGGGCTGCCCGCGCTTGTGCTGCTCTGTTTCGTACCGCTCCTGATGTGGTCGCGCATGTATCTCAAGGCGCATAACTTTATGCAGACGCTTGTTGGCAGCCTCATCGGTTTTCTCTTGACGTACGGTGAATTCAAATGGTGGCTTGCACTGTGA
- a CDS encoding HIT family protein produces MQRMYSPWRDVYMQSFKEEKPFTPEEGKSVFADIPPEQDEERYVLYRGEYCFAILNLYPYNCGHLMVIPYLQTPEFGDLDEKTMVEIFNLSNLCMEALKMTIKPHGFNFGANLGRVAGGSIDEHIHFHIVPRWEGDTNFMPVLGETKVLSNDLRQTYIQLREAIKKLQSKQKKP; encoded by the coding sequence ATGCAAAGAATGTACTCTCCGTGGCGCGACGTTTACATGCAGTCGTTCAAGGAAGAAAAACCCTTCACTCCGGAGGAGGGTAAATCGGTGTTCGCCGACATTCCGCCCGAACAGGACGAGGAGCGCTACGTGCTCTACCGCGGCGAATACTGCTTCGCCATCCTGAACCTCTACCCGTACAATTGCGGCCATCTCATGGTCATCCCCTACCTTCAAACTCCCGAATTCGGTGATCTGGACGAGAAAACGATGGTCGAAATTTTCAACCTGTCCAACCTCTGCATGGAGGCGCTGAAGATGACCATAAAGCCACACGGCTTCAACTTCGGCGCAAACCTCGGCAGAGTTGCGGGCGGCAGCATCGACGAGCACATCCACTTCCACATTGTGCCCCGCTGGGAAGGCGACACCAACTTCATGCCGGTGCTCGGCGAAACCAAGGTGCTCAGCAACGACCTGCGCCAGACCTACATCCAGCTCCGCGAGGCGATCAAGAAGCTTCAGAGCAAACAAAAAAAGCCATAG
- a CDS encoding class I SAM-dependent methyltransferase: protein METVPCPITGSREFKPLLQAPDRFDLCGKSWQLAQSTESGLVMLNPRPDPNEVAAHYPAEAYDPFLYDGNARTLRDRAYLFAASLLLGRKAQIVMKGFGKPAESAKVLEVGCSTGRLLLRIHRDFGVPPENLRGVELDSQAAASARSAGLEVSESDLSNANFDDRRFDRIVFWHALEHLHHIGEALDRARKLLAEEGQLVIALPNIESRDAHRYGPNWIALDAPRHLYHFSPDTLGKLLEKHGLSILDISRWLPDTLYNVWYSEKLDREINGRRFGIGGIVRSCIRAAESLAVGRDPRQASSMVIRAVMMK, encoded by the coding sequence ATGGAAACCGTCCCCTGCCCAATCACCGGAAGCAGGGAATTCAAACCCCTCCTGCAAGCACCCGACCGCTTCGACCTGTGCGGCAAGTCGTGGCAGCTTGCGCAATCGACGGAATCCGGCCTCGTGATGCTCAATCCCCGACCTGACCCGAACGAAGTAGCAGCACACTACCCAGCCGAAGCCTACGATCCTTTTCTGTATGATGGAAATGCCCGCACCCTGCGCGATCGCGCTTACCTTTTCGCTGCGTCGCTTCTGCTTGGTCGAAAAGCGCAAATCGTGATGAAAGGATTCGGCAAACCGGCGGAGTCGGCAAAGGTGCTCGAAGTCGGCTGCTCGACCGGACGCCTGCTCCTGCGGATTCACCGCGATTTCGGCGTGCCGCCGGAAAATCTCCGAGGCGTTGAACTCGACTCGCAGGCGGCGGCCAGCGCGAGAAGCGCCGGTCTCGAAGTGTCCGAATCTGACCTGAGCAATGCGAATTTCGACGACCGCCGCTTCGACCGCATCGTCTTCTGGCACGCCCTTGAACACCTGCACCACATCGGCGAAGCGCTCGACCGCGCCCGAAAATTGCTCGCGGAGGAGGGCCAGCTCGTCATAGCCCTGCCGAACATCGAGAGCCGCGACGCCCACCGCTACGGCCCGAACTGGATCGCTCTCGACGCCCCTCGCCACCTCTACCACTTCTCCCCCGACACGCTCGGCAAGCTGCTCGAAAAGCACGGTCTGTCGATTCTCGATATCAGCAGATGGCTCCCCGACACGCTCTACAACGTCTGGTACAGCGAAAAGCTGGATCGCGAGATTAACGGACGAAGGTTCGGCATCGGCGGGATTGTGCGATCATGCATACGCGCTGCCGAATCGCTCGCGGTGGGACGCGATCCGCGACAAGCATCAAGCATGGTGATTCGGGCGGTGATGATGAAATGA
- a CDS encoding TolC family protein: MTLHRIIALLVLFFVCSIPVHAADAPEPSGKQALVISLDDAVRIGEQHNRELEIAGLDRRMAGEKVRESWAEVLPHLSASLTYTRSLKPSVLFLPSSIFGGTGGTQAIEISSDNSSVAALNLSQNIFKLSAFAGIKASGLVRQISDQSFRQTNSEVVTSIRRAYYDVLIATEKRKLVEQSIARWEDARKDTNALFRQGVAADIDTLKAWLSVENLRPELIRAQNNEAIAATNLKRIMGVDQERPLTLTSTLTFRPLELPKSIAAAYSEALDKRPDVRSLALQAEAENAKVMAARSEGLPVLSAFGQLEAQTQFNDNIPLDATRWPVSSTAGLQLSVPIFSGFATSARIQQAKIERLQTRTRFEDLKSQVRADVEVRLSNVVEARKRIDVQLKTITVAERSYKITMLRLREGIGSRLELTDAELQLDTAKTNYLQAVYDYLVASAELEKALGRIEPVDSKM; this comes from the coding sequence ATGACCCTGCACAGAATTATCGCACTGCTCGTTCTCTTTTTCGTGTGCTCTATCCCCGTCCACGCAGCGGACGCGCCGGAGCCGTCCGGGAAGCAGGCGCTGGTTATCAGCCTTGACGATGCTGTGCGGATCGGGGAGCAGCATAACCGGGAGCTGGAGATTGCGGGGCTGGACAGGCGGATGGCAGGAGAGAAGGTTCGGGAGTCGTGGGCTGAAGTGCTGCCGCATCTTTCTGCAAGCCTGACTTACACCCGATCGCTGAAGCCGTCGGTGCTGTTTCTGCCGTCGAGCATTTTCGGTGGCACGGGAGGTACGCAAGCAATTGAGATCAGTTCGGACAACTCCTCGGTCGCGGCGCTCAATCTCAGCCAGAACATCTTCAAACTCTCGGCTTTCGCGGGAATCAAGGCTTCCGGGCTGGTGCGCCAGATCAGTGACCAGTCTTTTCGCCAGACCAATTCCGAAGTAGTCACCTCGATCCGACGCGCCTATTACGACGTTCTGATCGCCACCGAAAAGCGCAAGTTGGTCGAGCAGAGCATCGCCCGCTGGGAGGATGCTCGCAAGGACACGAATGCCCTCTTCCGGCAGGGCGTCGCCGCCGACATCGATACCCTCAAGGCGTGGCTCTCGGTCGAGAATCTCAGGCCAGAGCTGATCCGAGCACAGAATAACGAGGCCATCGCGGCCACCAATCTGAAGCGGATCATGGGCGTCGATCAGGAGAGGCCGCTGACGCTGACGAGCACGCTGACGTTCCGGCCGTTGGAGCTGCCGAAAAGCATTGCGGCGGCGTACAGCGAGGCGCTCGACAAGCGCCCGGACGTGCGGAGCCTCGCGCTTCAGGCCGAAGCCGAGAACGCGAAGGTGATGGCCGCCCGCTCCGAGGGGCTGCCGGTGCTGAGCGCTTTTGGGCAGCTCGAAGCGCAGACGCAGTTCAACGACAATATCCCGCTCGACGCGACGCGCTGGCCGGTTTCATCGACGGCGGGTTTGCAGCTTTCGGTGCCGATCTTCTCCGGCTTTGCCACGAGCGCGAGGATTCAGCAAGCAAAAATCGAGCGATTGCAGACCCGCACTCGCTTCGAGGATCTGAAATCGCAGGTCAGGGCGGACGTCGAGGTGCGCCTCTCCAACGTCGTCGAAGCCCGCAAACGCATCGACGTGCAGTTGAAAACCATCACCGTCGCCGAGCGCAGCTACAAAATCACCATGCTCCGCCTGCGCGAAGGCATCGGTTCGAGACTCGAACTCACCGATGCCGAGTTGCAGCTCGACACCGCCAAAACCAACTACCTGCAAGCGGTGTACGACTACCTCGTTGCTTCGGCGGAGCTAGAGAAGGCGCTGGGGAGGATCGAGCCTGTGGACTCGAAGATGTGA
- a CDS encoding replication-associated recombination protein A: MKIEAPDQPDLFGLPSGKRDSVKLYQPLAERVRPRHIDELFGQEHLVGAEGPIRRYIEEGRIPSMIFWGPPGSGKTTLAEICAGSLNYRFEQLSATDAGVKDVRRVLDTADKTRRIEGRQTLLFIDEIHRFNKAQQDTLLHAIEQGLIVLIGATTENPSFEVNRALLSRMQVYILQPLSEAEVRQVIERAIADDPVLFAAGIEVCDMEFLLAYAAGDARKALNALEAALPLVPRGTAPVVIDRKLLKQALQHRAPAYDKGGEAHYDTVSAFIKSMRGSDPDAALFWMAKMIDGGEDPKFIARRMVIFASEDIGNADPYALTLAVSVFHAVELIGLPEARINLAQGATYLASCPKSNASYEGIGAALSDVKKGAASAVPPLYLRNAPTDLMKEIGYGEGYRYPHSYPGHFVEEHYFPEQMEPKAYYRPTGEGREKFIRERLEGLWKDRYGD; encoded by the coding sequence ATGAAGATCGAAGCGCCAGATCAGCCCGACCTGTTCGGACTTCCATCCGGCAAGCGGGACTCAGTGAAGCTTTACCAGCCACTTGCCGAACGGGTGCGCCCGCGCCACATCGACGAGCTGTTCGGCCAGGAGCACCTCGTCGGCGCGGAGGGGCCGATCCGGCGCTATATCGAAGAGGGCCGGATTCCCTCCATGATCTTTTGGGGACCTCCTGGCTCCGGCAAGACCACGCTCGCCGAAATCTGTGCCGGGTCGCTGAACTACCGTTTCGAGCAGCTCTCCGCCACCGACGCGGGGGTCAAGGATGTGCGCCGGGTGCTCGACACTGCCGACAAGACGCGCCGTATCGAGGGGCGCCAGACGCTGCTTTTCATCGACGAAATTCACCGCTTCAACAAGGCGCAGCAGGACACGCTGCTCCACGCCATCGAGCAGGGCCTGATCGTGCTCATCGGCGCGACCACCGAAAACCCGTCGTTCGAGGTCAACCGGGCGCTGCTCAGCAGGATGCAGGTATACATTCTTCAACCGCTCAGTGAGGCCGAGGTACGGCAGGTGATCGAACGCGCCATCGCTGACGATCCGGTGCTTTTCGCTGCCGGAATCGAGGTTTGCGACATGGAGTTTTTGCTCGCCTACGCCGCTGGTGACGCGCGCAAGGCGCTCAATGCGCTCGAAGCCGCCCTGCCGCTCGTGCCGCGCGGAACCGCGCCGGTGGTGATCGACCGCAAACTGCTCAAACAGGCGCTCCAGCACCGCGCTCCGGCCTATGATAAGGGCGGCGAGGCGCACTACGACACGGTGTCGGCCTTCATCAAGTCGATGCGCGGCTCCGACCCCGACGCGGCGCTCTTCTGGATGGCGAAGATGATCGACGGCGGCGAAGACCCGAAGTTTATCGCCCGCCGCATGGTGATTTTCGCCAGCGAGGACATCGGCAACGCCGATCCCTACGCGCTGACGCTCGCCGTCTCGGTGTTTCACGCCGTCGAGCTGATCGGCCTGCCCGAAGCGCGCATCAACCTCGCGCAGGGGGCGACCTACCTGGCCTCGTGCCCGAAGTCGAACGCGAGCTACGAGGGGATCGGTGCTGCGCTGTCGGACGTCAAAAAGGGAGCTGCCTCCGCCGTGCCGCCGCTCTACCTGCGCAACGCTCCGACCGACCTGATGAAAGAGATCGGCTACGGCGAAGGCTACCGCTACCCGCACAGCTACCCCGGCCACTTCGTCGAAGAGCACTACTTTCCCGAACAGATGGAGCCAAAAGCCTACTACCGCCCCACCGGCGAAGGCCGCGAAAAGTTCATCCGCGAACGGCTGGAGGGGTTGTGGAAAGATCGGTACGGGGATTGA